In the Theobroma cacao cultivar B97-61/B2 chromosome 1, Criollo_cocoa_genome_V2, whole genome shotgun sequence genome, one interval contains:
- the LOC18612560 gene encoding glyoxylate/succinic semialdehyde reductase 1 isoform X2, whose translation MEVGFLGLGIMGKAMSMNLLRHGFKVTVWNRTLSKCNELVAHGALVGETPAEVVKKCKITIAMLSDPAAALSVVFDKDGVLEQICSSKGYIDMSTVDPETSCKISEAITSKGGHFLEAPVSGSKQPAETGQLVILAAGEKALYEEAIPAFDVLGKKSFFLGQVGNGAKMKLVVNMIMGSMMNAFSEGLVLAERSGLNPHSLLDVLDLGGIANPMFKGKGPAMLQDNYSPAFPLKHQQKDMRLALALGDENAVSMPVAAAANEAFKKARSMGLGDLDFSAVFETVKVLKHSS comes from the exons atggaggTTGGGTTTTTGGGACTGGGAATAATGGGGAAAGCCATGTCAATGAATTTGCTGAGGCATGGATTCAAAGTCACTGTTTGGAACAGAACTCTTTCTAAG TGTAATGAACTGGTGGCTCATGGTGCCTTAGTTGGAGAAACCCCTGCAGAAGTCGTTAAGAAGTGCAAGATCACCATTGCCATGTTGTCTGATCCCGCTGCAGCCCTTTCG GTTGTTTTCGACAAAGATGGTGTGCTCGAGCAAATTTGCAGCAGTAAAGGTTACATTGACATGTCAACTGTTGATCCCGAGACTTCTTGCAAAATCAGTGAG GCAATTACATCAAAGGGTGGTCACTTCCTTGAGGCCCCTGTTTCAGGTAGCAAGCAGCCCGCAGAAACAGGTCAACTAGTGATTCTCGCTGCTGGGGAGAAG GCATTGTATGAGGAAGCAATTCCAGCTTTCGATGTCTTGGGAAAGAAGTCTTTCTTCTTGGGACAGGTTGGAAATGGAGCAAAAATGAAACTTGTTGTTAACATGATAATGGGCAG TATGATGAATGCATTTTCAGAGGGACTTGTACTGGCTGAGAGAAGTGGACTGAATCCACATAGCCTTCTTGATGTACTG GACTTGGGTGGAATTGCTAATCCAATGTTCAAAGGAAAGGGACCTGCAATGCTCCAGGACAATTATTCCCCTGCATTTCCTTTGAAGCATCAGCAGAAAGATATGAGGTTGGCTCTTGCCCTTGGGGATGAAAATGCAGTATCAATGCCAGTAGCAGCCGCAGCCAACGAG GCTTTCAAGAAGGCGAGAAGCATGGGGTTGGGAGACCTCGACTTTTCAGCTGTTTTTGAGACCGTGAAGGTTCTTAAACATTCATCTTGA
- the LOC18612560 gene encoding glyoxylate/succinic semialdehyde reductase 1 isoform X1: protein MEVGFLGLGIMGKAMSMNLLRHGFKVTVWNRTLSKCNELVAHGALVGETPAEVVKKCKITIAMLSDPAAALSVVFDKDGVLEQICSSKGYIDMSTVDPETSCKISEAITSKGGHFLEAPVSGSKQPAETGQLVILAAGEKALYEEAIPAFDVLGKKSFFLGQVGNGAKMKLVVNMIMGSMMNAFSEGLVLAERSGLNPHSLLDVLDLGGIANPMFKGKGPAMLQDNYSPAFPLKHQQKDMRLALALGDENAVSMPVAAAANEVVLFFQSACPSPYVGNCYLMFIHSLGAKTQGI, encoded by the exons atggaggTTGGGTTTTTGGGACTGGGAATAATGGGGAAAGCCATGTCAATGAATTTGCTGAGGCATGGATTCAAAGTCACTGTTTGGAACAGAACTCTTTCTAAG TGTAATGAACTGGTGGCTCATGGTGCCTTAGTTGGAGAAACCCCTGCAGAAGTCGTTAAGAAGTGCAAGATCACCATTGCCATGTTGTCTGATCCCGCTGCAGCCCTTTCG GTTGTTTTCGACAAAGATGGTGTGCTCGAGCAAATTTGCAGCAGTAAAGGTTACATTGACATGTCAACTGTTGATCCCGAGACTTCTTGCAAAATCAGTGAG GCAATTACATCAAAGGGTGGTCACTTCCTTGAGGCCCCTGTTTCAGGTAGCAAGCAGCCCGCAGAAACAGGTCAACTAGTGATTCTCGCTGCTGGGGAGAAG GCATTGTATGAGGAAGCAATTCCAGCTTTCGATGTCTTGGGAAAGAAGTCTTTCTTCTTGGGACAGGTTGGAAATGGAGCAAAAATGAAACTTGTTGTTAACATGATAATGGGCAG TATGATGAATGCATTTTCAGAGGGACTTGTACTGGCTGAGAGAAGTGGACTGAATCCACATAGCCTTCTTGATGTACTG GACTTGGGTGGAATTGCTAATCCAATGTTCAAAGGAAAGGGACCTGCAATGCTCCAGGACAATTATTCCCCTGCATTTCCTTTGAAGCATCAGCAGAAAGATATGAGGTTGGCTCTTGCCCTTGGGGATGAAAATGCAGTATCAATGCCAGTAGCAGCCGCAGCCAACGAGGTTGTGCTTTTCTTTCAATCTGCTTGCCCTTCTCCATATGTTGGGAATTGTTATCTGATGTTTATACATAGTTTAGGTGCTAAGACTCAAGGAATTTGA